The following DNA comes from Gordonia zhaorongruii.
GCGACCACCTCGTCGAGTTCGAGGAACGCCCCGTGCCCCTCACGCTTGAGCTTGCCCGGGACGGTCACGAACGTGCAGTAGTGGCAGCGGTCCCGACACAGCCGGGTCAGCGGGATGAAGACCTTCCGCGAGTAGGTGATCTGCCCGGCCCGCCCCTCGGCCTCCAGCCCGGCGTCACGCACCCGGCCCGCTGCCTCGCACAGCTTGGTCAGGTCGTCGCCGCGAGCGGCGAGCAACACCGCTGCCTCGTCGACGTTGAGTGGGATCGCGTCGGCGGCCCGGCGCAGTGCGCGCCGCATCGCCGATGGTGTCGGATCGCTGACCCCGGATGCCGATTCGGAAGACGTCACCCTGTCGATGGTAGCCACGTCACCCCCGCCTTACGCCACACGGCAGGTCATGGATTCGCGAGCGACCTGATCAGAGCTCGTCGAGCCGTGCCATCGAGTTGGCGAGTGCGCACGCGCCCAGGCCGGACACCAGCAGCAGCAGGACCCGCCAGTCGCCGATCAAGGCGCCGTTGCCGCTGACTCCGGGCAGCGTTGCGGTGAGCACCACCAGCGTCCATGCGATGACAGGTGCGTAGCGCCAGGCCGACGCGGTGAGTTCCGCCGCCCGCTTGAGGAGCACGACGTTTCCGGCCGCCGCGAGGATCACCGTGACCGGAGCGGGCACGGAGCCGATCAGGAGGTTGAGGTAGAAGACGGAGATCACGCCGAGGATCAGCCCGCACAGCGTCAGCAGACCCACCTCGAGCCGGTCGAGCAGCTTCACCGGAGCCCCTCGAACAGGTCGGTCTCATGCCTTCCGGTCGCACCCGGATCGGTCCGGATGAAGTGCTCGACGGCGTGCACCGGCTGCGCGATGCGGTTGGACAGCGCGTACTCGGTGCCCGAAGGCGCGACGGTCACCTGGGTGGCGTGCGCTGCCAGCGCGGCGACCTTCGCTGCAAGCACCCCGGAGACGTCGACGGACGCGGTCACCTGGTCGTCCGGATAGCTCGGCAACTCGCCGCGTTCGGGCAGACGCCAGCCCTCGGGGAGATCCGTTATCGCGGCGAGCCCGGCGTTCAGCGCCGACCGCTGGGTCACCGACTCGTACACCTTGCACGGAAATCCGGTCTCGGCGCGCGAGAGTGCTATGGCCCCGACCGAGATCTCGTGCACGCGCTTGTGGTCGGGGTGTCCGTACGTCCCCGCCTCGTCGTAGGTGACGATCACGTGCGGCGCGAAGCCGTCGATCTCGGCGCGCAGGGCGGACACCAGTTCCGCCTCCGCTGCCTGGACCAGTGCGCGCGGGTGCTCGGCGGACGGAGTGCCGGCCATTCCGGAGTCCCGCCAGCGGCCCGCGCCTCCGAGGAACCTCGGGCCGATCCGGTCCGCACCGGCGGCGAGTTGACGCAACGCGGTGGTCAGTTCCGCGATGCGGAATCCACCGAGCTGGTCGGCACCGCCGTCGGCGACGAGTTGCGCCCACTCGTCACCGATCACCTCCCCCTCTTCACCGAGGGTGAACGTGACGACCCGGACGTCCGCGCCCTCGGCGAGGTAACGGGCGATGACGCCGCCGGTCATGAGCGACTCGTCATCCGGGTGCGCGTGCAGAAGCAGCAGTCGCAGAGGTTCGACCGTCACCGCAGACTCCAGCGCACCGCGTTGCCGAACACGCCCAG
Coding sequences within:
- the mshB gene encoding N-acetyl-1-D-myo-inositol-2-amino-2-deoxy-alpha-D-glucopyranoside deacetylase, which encodes MTVEPLRLLLLHAHPDDESLMTGGVIARYLAEGADVRVVTFTLGEEGEVIGDEWAQLVADGGADQLGGFRIAELTTALRQLAAGADRIGPRFLGGAGRWRDSGMAGTPSAEHPRALVQAAEAELVSALRAEIDGFAPHVIVTYDEAGTYGHPDHKRVHEISVGAIALSRAETGFPCKVYESVTQRSALNAGLAAITDLPEGWRLPERGELPSYPDDQVTASVDVSGVLAAKVAALAAHATQVTVAPSGTEYALSNRIAQPVHAVEHFIRTDPGATGRHETDLFEGLR